Sequence from the Ignavibacteria bacterium genome:
CAGAGAGAAATAAAAAAAAGAAAACGTATGTAAAATTCGGTGAGAAAGATAGTAAGGAAATACGGGAAAAAGTAAAGCGAGAAAGGAAGATTTAGAAAATATTCATTCGTTTTTTTTCAAATTGTTTAATGAAAGTATTTCAAACAGTTGCCAACATTCATTGCACAACGAACTTTTTTTCAAATCAATATCTTCAACGTATGTTGACGAACGCATAACACATTCAAAGTTACGGCAATGATATAAACCGTAGGTGTGTCCAAGTTCGTGAATAATTTCTTTTGCAATCCGCTGCACGTGCAATGATTCATCTGCAGGCATTCCGTAAAACTGATTACAAAGACGGTGTGTAGAAACAACCGTCGCATTGCCTCCAAATTGCGCTTCTCCAAAGACAAACGAGAGAACGGGAATAAATACATCGACATCAACAAGCGCAACACATTTTGTAGAAACCGGCGCGCGTTTCATTACTTGTG
This genomic interval carries:
- a CDS encoding archaemetzincin family Zn-dependent metalloprotease produces the protein MRTEETVVTSTITILNATTLSASPLRDILHEVEKNLRCSVSLQKHSLDIEKTFDTSRGQYYSTAILTQVMKRAPVSTKCVALVDVDVFIPVLSFVFGEAQFGGNATVVSTHRLCNQFYGMPADESLHVQRIAKEIIHELGHTYGLYHCRNFECVMRSSTYVEDIDLKKSSLCNECWQLFEILSLNNLKKNE